A region of the Gemmatimonadaceae bacterium genome:
TCGCGATTCGTTCCCGCCCATCTTACAACCGAATCCATTGCGGCCTTGACAGGATCGCTATTCGTCGACACCTCGAACCTCCGGGAGATGACGGGCTTTCGTGCACCGATGACGGTTGACGAGGGAATGGCTCAGACTGCCCGGTGGTACCGCGCGCGTGCGAGAGCAGGGAACTGATGCTGGAACGCCTGGTGTTCATCGTCGCTGCGGCAATTCTGAGCTGGCTGCTTGCAAGCCGCGTTCGTCTTTACGCGCTCGACCGGCTACTGGATATCCCCAACGAACGGAGCTCGCATTCCGCGCCCACGCCGCGGGGCGGAGGGCTTGCTATCGCATTCACCGTTCTTGGTGGAATTATTCTCGCGGCAATGTGGCATTGGATAGAGTGGGAACTTGCGCTGGCGCTCGTGGGCGGCGGCGCGATGATTGCCGCCGTCGGTTGGATTGATGACCACCGCGATCTCCCTGCACTCGTGCGGTTTGCAGTGCACTTTTTATCGGCGGGATGGGCGATGTACTGGCTCGGAGGGCTGTCCGCTCTCAGTGTCGGCTCGACCCAGTTGTTGCTCGGACCCGCAGGAACGGCGCTCGGGGTAATTGGGATTGTGTGGGCCATAAACCTCTACAATTTCGTCGACGGCATCGACGGTCTCGCCGCCGGAGAAGCGATTACAACAGGTGTAATCGGCGGTCTGATTCTGCTGGTAATGGGTCACGAAGGACTGGCGATGGTATCCCTGCTCATAGCCGCAGCCAGCGCGGGATTCCTTCCTCTCAACTGGGCGCCGGCAAAACTCTTCATGGGCGACGTCGGCAGCGGCATGCTAGGCTATCTGTTTGCAGTTCTCGCCATCGCTTCAGAGAACGCCGGGGCTATCCCGCTTCTCATCTGGGTTCTGCTTCTCGGGGCATTCGTGTTTG
Encoded here:
- a CDS encoding glycosyltransferase family 4 protein, with the protein product MLERLVFIVAAAILSWLLASRVRLYALDRLLDIPNERSSHSAPTPRGGGLAIAFTVLGGIILAAMWHWIEWELALALVGGGAMIAAVGWIDDHRDLPALVRFAVHFLSAGWAMYWLGGLSALSVGSTQLLLGPAGTALGVIGIVWAINLYNFVDGIDGLAAGEAITTGVIGGLILLVMGHEGLAMVSLLIAAASAGFLPLNWAPAKLFMGDVGSGMLGYLFAVLAIASENAGAIPLLIWVLLLGAFVFDATVTLCRRIAHGERWYHAHHSHAYQRMVQAGRSHAQVSSMIVLINMILALLAILAWLRPTFFLIAIGAGALLLSILYLSVERIRPMHARARS